From Streptomyces sp. 6-11-2, one genomic window encodes:
- a CDS encoding NAD-dependent epimerase/dehydratase family protein, whose product MGQVVLVTGVARQLAGRFVRRIQRDPEVDRVVAVDAVPPEHHLGGADFVQADIRQPTIARVLAETSADTVVHMDVTGTALGSGSRALVKETNVIGTMQLLGACQKSPSVKRLVVKSSTNVYGSAPRDPAVFTETTPPKSLPSGGFAKDTVEVEGYVRGFARRRPDVAVCVLRFANILGPTADTPLASYFSLPVLPTVFGYDPRLQFVHEDDVIEVLRIASHEPRRATLNSGTFNIAGDGVLLLSQCSRRLGRPTVPLLLPAVTWAGSLVRTLGMTDFSPEQIRLLTHGRVVATDQMRETLGFAPKYTTAQTFAEFARSRGPGLLPPEVLAGAVDRIAALSHPGSGHPTQSAY is encoded by the coding sequence TTGGGACAGGTCGTGCTCGTGACCGGAGTGGCCCGTCAGCTCGCGGGCCGGTTCGTACGGCGCATCCAGCGTGACCCGGAGGTCGACCGGGTGGTCGCCGTGGACGCGGTTCCGCCCGAGCACCATCTGGGCGGCGCCGACTTCGTTCAGGCGGACATCCGGCAGCCCACGATCGCGCGGGTGCTCGCCGAGACGTCCGCCGACACGGTGGTGCACATGGACGTGACCGGCACCGCGCTGGGCAGCGGCAGCCGGGCCCTGGTCAAGGAGACCAACGTCATCGGCACCATGCAACTGCTGGGCGCCTGCCAGAAGTCCCCGTCCGTCAAGCGGCTGGTGGTCAAGTCCAGCACCAACGTCTACGGCTCCGCGCCCCGGGACCCGGCGGTGTTCACCGAGACCACCCCGCCCAAGTCCCTGCCCAGCGGCGGTTTCGCGAAGGACACGGTCGAGGTCGAGGGGTATGTGCGGGGCTTCGCCAGGCGGCGGCCGGACGTCGCCGTGTGCGTGCTCAGGTTCGCCAACATCCTCGGCCCGACGGCGGACACCCCGCTCGCCTCGTACTTCTCGCTGCCGGTGCTGCCGACGGTGTTCGGCTACGACCCGCGGTTGCAGTTCGTCCACGAGGACGACGTGATCGAGGTGCTGCGGATCGCCTCGCACGAGCCGCGTCGCGCCACCCTCAACAGCGGCACGTTCAACATCGCCGGCGACGGCGTGCTGCTGCTGTCGCAGTGCTCCCGGCGGCTGGGACGCCCCACGGTGCCGCTGCTGCTTCCCGCGGTGACGTGGGCGGGCTCGCTGGTGCGTACGCTGGGAATGACGGACTTCTCACCCGAGCAGATCCGTCTGCTGACCCACGGCCGGGTCGTCGCGACGGACCAGATGCGCGAAACACTCGGCTTCGCACCCAAGTACACGACCGCGCAGACCTTCGCCGAATTCGCCCGCAGCCGCGGCCCCGGGCTGCTGCCGCCGG
- a CDS encoding 30S ribosomal protein bS22 yields MGSVIKKRRKRMAKKKHRKLLKRTRVQRRNKK; encoded by the coding sequence GTGGGCTCTGTTATCAAGAAGCGGCGCAAGCGGATGGCCAAGAAGAAGCACCGCAAGCTGCTCAAGCGCACCCGCGTCCAGCGTCGCAACAAGAAGTAG